The Culex pipiens pallens isolate TS chromosome 2, TS_CPP_V2, whole genome shotgun sequence DNA window aattcgtcagttttagtttttttctatttccaccccgaatttcagccaatttcgtcaatcccatctcgagatatcgtggcacccgtaaatcaactcggtgtttcgagaaaaactaacttaatccacctatgtggttggagccttcctcacaacagtggctgtacacaagtttcatctatttttcagatccggcttccaaaaagtacatcgatatcacttaagtggccatatctcgagacagggttgccagatcttcaatgttttggactcgttggaaaggtcttttgataacctaaccaacgatgggtcggatgatggacccggacatagtttacatacagttaagtgagatccaaatatatgtgaaaacacatttttatacatatcttttgaactacttatcgaaacttcaatctgtataaaactcgatctttgggaccctaaaccaagtcgaatgcaacaagttcgggtcaaatcggttcagccagtgccgagaaacatgagctagtttgttggtcacatacatacatacacacacacatacacacacacatacacacagacatttgttcagttttcgattctgagtcgatatgtatacatgaaggtgggtctacgacgtttttatacgaagttcatttttagagcaggattatagccttacctcagtgaggaaggcaaaacgctcAGAAAATTTGACTatccgctttgcgcacggcaaaatgttgagctcaAAATCGTTTCTAACTCAGTTCAATCATGCAAtaccttcatgaaactttcaggagtgattaaaaataatctttttactggattcaaaaaaaattctgtaatatgaaattttgttattttcttcaagtatgtaaccccttaagttgcacttaattcatacttattctttgaaacgttaatttaaataGTCTCATTATTTTGAAGACCTATGTCaacctttcgattttttttctaaatctacaAATTCACCatcgtttcttgagttttttaagtctccaaattgtagtttaaaatgtttccgAGTCTTAAtacgcactgagtgatttttcaaaacttgcacCAACTTGTTGCATGATCTTGTTATTAGCCATGTATAATTTCCTAGTATcggtatttttgcaatttgttgacgacgactcaaaacaacaaattaaactttttctcAACTGTACTGGTACAACTCAActggtcaactgtaaatattcattgaagaaatatttacagttatcaggaaaaccagattgtttacaaacaaactaGATTATAAAGATTTCTATGCTCGTGAgatgatatggaaattgaacttaacttgaaaaagcttttacctcttgaaattcaagaaataatgtttgaaaataaaacattagatttcaattctggggtgtaactgctatgcattttttgaggtaaattttggggttcacatttttttggcttctctcaattacAGTCAATTATACACACAAttgaagaattttctcagcttttcgaaaacattttttgcaaaaatggactCGGAAgaacaccatttttatttttttaaattgtagaatAATTTGACTTCAAAATGGATGTAGCTCAACacgatacaattttttttttattttacaaaaagagcttttcaatttaaatttctattttacTTCTTAAGATTACTTTTTGATTCTTTatgtttacattttcaaaattttcctaaaacactattttaatgcGAAATTCTAAAGAATTTCTCTTTTGCTAAAAGtaaagtagggcgtccaattttcccgggttttcaaaattcccgggaaacgagaaaaatattctcaacaaaagaaaaatattctaaatctcataacatctatgttttcataatatttgttatgtttttcaagctttaaatcatagaataagctcaatagtattaattggtgataatctaaacTTTATACTAAACAAGGATGTCAATTTATAAAagctttaaagaaattaaaaatagttgtttttgttcattgttgtgctttggatttttaattccaatgtgattcaaatttaaaaaaatcttccataAATATATATTTCATTTAAAGTCCAGAATCGATTGTCCaaattttacttcggataattgaatctcaatttttttttcgttttcttatttttgattgtttagtTTAAGTATAACCCCTTaattactctaaagtgattcaaaatttttaaatacaagatagcgaccaaattggctgtgctgaaatattgaaaatatgcagttttcaatttaataggcaatcaacaattcaaatttgactaaacggaggtcgcagaacttgaattatatgttaaaagcaaaaaaaaaaaaacataaaattaagaaaacaaaacatttatttgtgcATGATTTGATTATACgaattatccatacaaaaatttggataatcgaacttcggataatcgaagcttcggataatcgagtctggactgtacatatttttttaaattacataacTGGAAAAGCTtgcaaaatttctttgaaaatgtctttaaaaacaagaagctacatcaaaataaaatgataccagtctatgtagatttttagatttattttgaatttcaagtttcgtataaaaaaatattttacaaattacctTAGAATTACTACTGCCAACTGGGGACTGCAgactgaataggtacaggagattttagaggagtaaatttggaaatcagggtactaatttttttgttttgttcctgCTTTAACCGATcgaattcaaaacattattcaaaaaattgcttaaataggtacacagaaaaaatgatggtaatattcatcatcaGGAAGTGGtaaatttttatcagattcttgaaaatattcatcaggttcacatttttaatcgtTACATTTCTTCTGATTTGCATaagatgccggtgtttgatgaaaaataatttaatattatatttttttcaaattcaaaattagaaACCTACGTAAATatccagtttttaaaaaatatcataaaaagcggatcataaatttaaacaattttcccaAATAAACCAAACTATGCTGacatatgccgaatacaaattttattgctttaaaatttgtatCGGTTAATCGATTTATTGTGATTACTATGTATGTAGaccataatttgttttttttttaatttcgggaattcccgtgacaaattataaaatatcccgggattcgggaattcccggttttggaaaaatcccggtaattcccgggatggacgcaccaGCTTAATGTTTTAATATTCATTGCCAAGAACGCGTAGTATCGATTGCAAACTACTAAAACTACAATCTATATTTAACGTTTTTCTATATTTATTTCTACACAAAAATCCAATAaggcattttttgcataatttgcCTTTTTTAAACCTGTTTGTGCTTTAGTTAATTAATATTGCTGTTCAGCTCAGATTTAATTTAGTTTCAGACCATTACTGAAATTGTTATCGTAGAGctgaatttaaattataatgttACAAAAGATAGCAAGTCTTTAATGCTCACACAACACACCCTACTAAAAATTGTCGATAAACATTGAACTTGAGTGCTGTTCAAACAATGTAATATGCAATCAGAGCGTTTTTTAAAAGCATGCCACTGCGCTTAGTTACACTACTTTTCCGTTGTTTACCTAGCCAATCTGTTTCGTTACGTTGCGTTTATCGATCGGTACTGAATCACAGCACTGTTTTGAAGTACctttcatagttttgtgatatCAGAGTGTGTCAACATCATGCTGAAAGCTTTTTTAATGGATGGAACTACGAAAGGTTTTAGTATCAGATTGGAATCAATCACATTTCAGTGATTTTATACGATTCATAGAAAATTTATAGCGTGAGCCATGAGATGTTAAAATTCTTATTAAAACGATTTAATTCAGATTCTTTTCACATTTCACTCATTTGAGCATCTCGTGACCATAACTAAGTCCATTAGCCGGTTTCTAATCGATCATTTTTATTCGCTAGTTCACCAATGAATGCACCGCCCGACACGACCATCATCATCTGGTTGGGAAGTGGGTTTCGGGTGCCATCCACACCCGAGTACTCCGAATTGAATGGGAAAAACTTTTCCCATCGCGTTGAATTGTAATGCAGCTGAAACTGAGATGAGCATGCTTTCTATGACTGGGTGTTTTTTACACTAGTTTGCAGAATTAGTgaaaatttatagttttttgattgatcatgtttttttgtttgagctaatatgattatttctgtttttgactgtttcattaaaaaaaattttttctgaGAACTTGGATAATGTTTCGATAtttgaaatcattatttaaaatcttgaaaatcattttttaaatttaatattcgtTTTTTATCTGTTTCAAAACATTGCATACCAGTGTAATTTCACGTGGGTTCGTAAACCGATTGCGGCTTCCATGCACACACATGGTAAAACAATGCCGTGGGTGGAAGGGTGTGTGTGTTGGTGCGTACGACCGACCACCATAAAACATTTAACGATTTACGCGCTACTTGCACGATGCAGTAAAAAGGCATGCCAAATGGAAGTTTATTTAGTACTGGAAAGTCCCCCTTCtgcgtgtgtttgtttgttatgCGTGtgtgtttaaatgtttgaacaACGAGATGAAGTTTGAGTTGACGGCCTAATTACAGGGAGCGAAAATGTGGAGTAATTAGAGATAGCTGGTTGGCACTGGCGGGGAGGAGGGAAGCAAAAGTCGGTGAAAAGTACACTTATTTAGTAGGTGAGATCAGGTTTTCCGTGCACAGCAGACATCAACAGGGTGGGAAAAACAATGGTAAGGGAAATCTGCAATAATGGTTGTGTTCGAAAGTTGAAACCGTATTGGTTTTAAAAGGTCAGATTCACAGCACGCAAACATTATGGGGGTAATAGCGGTATGCAGGGCACTTAAAGTGATAAGAAATGTAAACGAATGTGGGAGCCATTCTCTGGAAAATCATTTCATCTTATCAGAATGTGTTTAGTCAATTCACcattcaaatcaaaattacagtcgactctctggttgtcaatatccaagggaccgtcgaggaagagaatcatcagtttacagaacgatgcaaaatgaagactcgattgaaaatatatatacccagctatgggagagaatcatggcaacgtccatcaaacaaaaacaaactattgtcatacacccttcaaagcttcgtttcacaaagaaaaatgtctatgcaagccatgagatagtaacaatattgacaaccggaagagatttttaaagcaaacagaatccaagggaccgtcgaggaagagatcatTCAAGCAAGGGAatatatcgaggaatgaagttaattgaagtatgcaaaatgaagagactgaagaattcatcgatagatggagaattattgatatcgagaagatcgacagccagagagtcgactgtatattgaaaatacactcaacccccggtgattGGTCaccttttcgtttgacactttttaatttgggtaattctctaccaactcacacgaaatcgggaaaagttgccccgacccctcttcgatttgcgtgaaactttgtcctaaggggtaacttttgtccctgatcacgaatccgaggtccgttttttgatatctcgtgacggaggggcggtacgaccccttccatttttgaacatgcgaaaaaagaggtgtttttcaataatttgcagcctgaaacggtgatgagatagaaatttggcatcaaagggacttttatgtaaaattagacgcccgatttgatggcgtactcagaattccgaaaaaacgtatttttcatcgaaaaaaacaataaaaaagttttaaaaattctcccattttccgttactcgactgtaaaaaattttggaacatgtcattttatgggaaatttaatgtacttttcgaatctacattgtcccagaagggtcattttttcatttagaacaaaatttttcattttaaaatttcgtgttttttctaactttgcagggttattttttagagtgtaacaatgttctacaaagttgtagagcagacaattacaaaaatttttatttatagacataaggggtttgcttataaacatcacaagttatcgcgattttacgaaaaaaagttttgaaaaagttactttttgcgtttctctttgtttcgtcgtccgtgtctgtcgcgggtgaccatgaacggccatgatcgatgacgaccaacttttttaaaactttttttcgtaaaatcgtgataacttgtgatgtttataagcaaaccccttatgtatatgtatcaaaatttttgtaattgtctgctctacaactttgtagaacattgttacactctaaaaaataaccctgcaaagttagaaaaaacacgaaattttaaaatgaaaaattttgttctaaatgaaaaaatgacccttctgggacaatgtagattcgaaaagtacattaaatttcccataaaatgacatgttccaaaattttttacagtcgagtaacggaaaatgggagaatttttaaaacttttttagtgtttttttcgatgaaaaatacgttttttcggaattctgagtacgccatcaaatcgggcgtctaattttacataaaagtccctttgacaccaaatttctatctcatcaccgtttcaggctgcaaattattgaaagacacctcttttttcgcatgttcaaaaatggaaggggtcgtaccgcccctccgtcacgagatatcaaaaaacggacctcggattcgtgatcagggacaaaagttaccccttaggacaaagtttcacgcaaatcgaagaggggtcggggcaactgctgtgtgagttggcggagaattacccatttgtatcccgttggttggtcaacgTCAGACTTAAAAGTGACGAACTTACACTTTTTGCATGGCGCTCACgcatactatcaaaacaaacgttttgtagtgtgtgtgaactccgtgtaatagggatgtcaaactaaaaattgacCCCGtacgtttgacaacagtttgtGTCAAACCATAGGGGTTTGAgtgcattttattgaaaaagtgcCAAAAAGTCCAACTTAGGCCGAATAGGCCGTTTTGttattcaagaatgacaggagtACTTTCACAacgggattgcaaaaaaaagttacgtgACTCATTAATTATGGTAAGGTTGCTAGATCTTTATaataaaggtcttttgattgcgTACCTAACGATGGGCCCCAAGTTACATCCGaccataatttttaaacaatatttgagatccggcttcagaaaagtgtATAATTTCTACTTCAGTGctcaataacttttgaaaaggttttaagatcaaaatttttttggttcTTCGGAGAGTTTTTTAGCTCTTTTCAACGGAGGGTCGCATGATaaatccggacatcattttcatcaaaatacctTAGGTTCGACAAAAAAGAGAATAATCAAcgcttaagtgctcataacttttgatcggGTTACCAGTTGTTCATACTTTTGTGCATATCAGAAAAGTATTTCAATAATGTTTCTATAAATAAATATCATGActgattttgtttcaaaaaccacccttttgtagaggtgggcaaaaaaatagcgaaccgctcaaagagccgattcactgaaaagagcgaccgaaccgtggctcacaaaaaagaaccgcggttcttttttaaactccggtcttttgaaagaaacgTGTCgatatggcatgatttttgttataaatataatttagtgaattttcaaaaaatatagtatttaggtaatttgtttttaagaaatgaaaatgcaatttcaaaaatttcaatgcttataaaaatgaatcccaaaagtaaatgattttctaagcaaaatgaaatcaacaacaaaaaaaaaaattaaaaagcatttggagtcgatcaaaaatatttggatttttggtgaaattccgttgtacagtaggggaacagcatctaattccagcgtcagaactttgacattcaatttaaactaattaaaagcgttttcaactgaaatcgagtgataaatagttcaataagaagtgagcaagtaaatttctatcaaaagttatgcaaaataataatgaaaatcagctaattggatggagttaggagcgtgagcttaacctgccaaacatacgagaattttccctacctaaagtgaaagttttttttcgatttaaaaaaaagttcatcgatacttcgatattttgaaaactaatgattgcaaaacaactggggatGTGTAAAATGCGtttgaaaactcttttttcattaaaatttcttgctattatttttttccgactttggccagagttgagggacataaacttcaaaaaatatttggtatggccatatttataaaagtccaatgtggaataacttataaaatcacacgattcttgaaaaaaacctattcattcaaattttgaaaaagagcgaaagagccgttcaaaagagcggctctttttaaagagcgaacgaaaatgagcggctcctaaaaaagagcggttttgcccacctctaccctTTTGACTAACTTTAGACTTAAGCATAAgccttaggcgtcatccataaagtacgtacgcttcTAGGGGGAGAGGGAGGGGggttaccgtaggtgtgacaagattGGGGAGGAGGGGTTTGctagactgtgacgtcacgctagttTTTTATGAATGCATAATATAAATTCGAATTGTGTACAATTAAATGTGTTTGGCCGACtgttgcgtgacatactttatggatgacgccttgttATTAATAAAGAGGAATTATGTGTTTActggatatttttgaatttttcttaactttatcgttttttttgccTATTTCAGCTTGAATAATTCAGAAAATAAaacttccattttttttgtttaaattataaaatgtttgCCAGCTGAGTTATAACTACTGTATAAATCtgaattttgcttgaaattttgttaaagtcGGTTGATTCAGTATATCGGTTTCTTTGAAGTTGACTATAATTTTGAGAGATTGGTGATGTTCTGTTACTGTtctgtgattattttttttcaattaaaacttttttttcggtaaaaaaTGATGAGATAAATTTAATAGTCagataaatttaaaagttctaaGATTAaatattcacagaaaaaaaaaaatccaattccaACATCAAATTTTGCAGAGAATTCTTCGCATATTGATTCATTCATACGGTATCCGTTACTTCCTAGAATAGAGATATGTACCTGCATGTGGTTCACCTCGCTCGGCAATCTATTGATCGTTCGTTTGTTTCTTCTTCCTCCCGCAGGTGTCGAATGGAACGGCCGCCTCGTCCTCCGACACGATGAACGACGACAACTATTCGACCACGACGGAGCTGCTCCGCATCCCGGACCAAACCAGCTCGGACGGAGACGATCGCAGCAGCGTAATCGTACAGCTGAAGGCGGGCTCCTCGGCCACCCTTCCGGCCGGGATCGGTGGAAAGAAACGTCGAACTGCTGCCACCGGCGCCGGCGTCACCGCCCTGGACGGGGTCATCAGCACCAAGAACCACCTGAAGCTAGTCAGCAAGGAGCTCGAGTGGGAGCGTCGCTTCCGGGACGATCAGCTGTCGCGGATACTGAAGGCGCTGATCTACTTCGAGGCGCGACTCCAGAGCGAACACAAAGCCATCCGGCAGCAGCTGCACGAGAAGGATGACGTCATCAACCGGCAGAGCGACACGATCAACCGGATGAAGCGGAAGCTGGGCGAGGACAGCGGGGACGGTGGTGAGCTGCCCGAGGTAGCGCAGTTTTGTCCGCGGTGTCGCAAGAACTACTACGGGGTGGAGTTCCGATGTAGTGGAACGCAGACGGCGGAGTATCGGGAGGATGGCCGGGAGAGTGTGAATACGGGTAAGAGGGtagttgatttaatttttggagAAGATAGCTAGAAATCTTGCTATTTCTAATTTCAGAGAACCTCTCGCTGAACAGTGTCGAGTACGCCTCGTCGAGCGAGGACCAGGACTCGTCGCTGTACGTGCTGCGCGCCAACTCGTTCAAGGACGCGCGACGGAGCCGCAAGTACACCAGCAAGCGCTCCTACCAGGGCTACTCGCGGCCATCGCGGCAGTGCAGCTTCAAGAGTACGGCGAGTAGCGCCAGCAATATGGGCGTGGGCAGCGGAAAGCCTCCGATTGACGGGATGGCCGGTGGTGGCGCCGAGTGCAGCGAAACTTACGAAAACATCGAACCAAATACGAATGTGCCTAAAATTGTGATTTACGAGAATTATGAGAGCGATAAGGAGAACAAGGAGGCCGGGAATAACTACGACGTGGTGGAGCCGAGCTATTCGAACCGGATGGACTCGATGCACGGGATAAAGGGGGCGCCCTGTCCGAGGATCCTGGAGGACGGGACGGAGACGGACGGGGCGCGGACGGATGGGGAAGACGGGGAGTACAACACGCGGAAGTACACCGAGGGGATGGAGATGAAGCAGACGATCGAGACGAATGACGATTGGTACGCGAGTGCAAGCGATATGGAGGACTCGGACACGGCGCTGGGGAAGCCGTACAGCAACGCGGCGGTCAATCCGGTGCTGGAATGTGTGAACCAGGTGGGTGGAGTTGTACGAGTTGCTCTGTGGAACCTAGATTGatcgattctttttttctttttagatACTTCTCCAGCAATCGATGGATGGCTTTGGAGAGACCAACAAAGACCCGTCGTCCAGCAACGCCGAGGACGATTTGTACATTAAGGCGCAGGAACCGCCGAAGGAACCTTCCGCGGTGCGTTCGAAGCGGGTCCACTTTTCTACCCAGAACAGCATGGTGCAGGTTCCTCGGATCAACCTGCAGCCATCGCCGGCGCCTCGCAAGGACGACAAAGGCTCACCAACGTACGAGATCCAGAGCATCTACAGCAACGAGTACGAACCAATTGGCTCGGAGCAGAACTCGTACTCGAACTATTACGTGGACATGGAATCGAAGCTGGGCTCGGAGGATCGCGAGCGGGAGCTGGCCGCAGCGGAGAAGCGCAAGGTTCCGCCGGCACTGCCCCCAAAGCCGGCGAACCTGCTGAAGTTGCAACAAATCTCGAAGCAGCAGCGACTAGTACAAATCAACAAGACGTCCGTGGCGAAGAGTTGTGCCAGTGATATCGCCGAGTCCGAGCCGGATTACTGCTCGATCAGCGAGATTCAGGACTCGGTCAAGTGTGTTCAAATCGTGGCGGAGATCCACAAGGAGGCTTGCGAGGATGACTACTCGGTGGTGGACGAGGAGATGGAGGAGGATGTGGAGAGCAAGAAGAGTGCCGATCCGGAGGAGTCGTTTGCCGACGTGCCGAAGCTGCCGAACGTGGCGGAGATCGTTCCGCCGAAGAAGGAAAGCGGAGGGAAGTTCATCAGTCAGGACAATTACATAACCAAGTCGAATGGGGGAACGCCGGTGAAGGTTACGCCGACGAAGAAGGACGGCGAGTTTCGAGAGCAGCTGTCGGAGATCATCGCCGAGATCAACAAGCAATCGCCAGCGATAAGGAACGCCTCGAAGAAGCACGTTCCGGTGAAAGACCTTGGAATGGGCTTCCGGAACGCAAGCAACATCCCAACGCTCGGTTTCCAGTCCAAGCTGAAACCAGTTGATAAAATGAGTTTCCTCAGCAAAATGAACTCCGGATCGGTGTCAAACCTCAGCTTGAACGCCAAGATCAACGGTTCGCTACCCAAACCAGCTCGACCGCTCGCTCTC harbors:
- the LOC120428122 gene encoding uncharacterized protein LOC120428122, whose amino-acid sequence is MFGVVSTIQQHPPIVSCLPPRPISSGSGSSSVDEEDSNSTTAGTTRNGPSEIINSVGVSGGNGTDGTGGGGGARSVVNMKWNSSSTSSSLSSNSGSDRKSTFYTEPETKVSNGTAASSSDTMNDDNYSTTTELLRIPDQTSSDGDDRSSVIVQLKAGSSATLPAGIGGKKRRTAATGAGVTALDGVISTKNHLKLVSKELEWERRFRDDQLSRILKALIYFEARLQSEHKAIRQQLHEKDDVINRQSDTINRMKRKLGEDSGDGGELPEVAQFCPRCRKNYYGVEFRCSGTQTAEYREDGRESVNTENLSLNSVEYASSSEDQDSSLYVLRANSFKDARRSRKYTSKRSYQGYSRPSRQCSFKSTASSASNMGVGSGKPPIDGMAGGGAECSETYENIEPNTNVPKIVIYENYESDKENKEAGNNYDVVEPSYSNRMDSMHGIKGAPCPRILEDGTETDGARTDGEDGEYNTRKYTEGMEMKQTIETNDDWYASASDMEDSDTALGKPYSNAAVNPVLECVNQILLQQSMDGFGETNKDPSSSNAEDDLYIKAQEPPKEPSAVRSKRVHFSTQNSMVQVPRINLQPSPAPRKDDKGSPTYEIQSIYSNEYEPIGSEQNSYSNYYVDMESKLGSEDRERELAAAEKRKVPPALPPKPANLLKLQQISKQQRLVQINKTSVAKSCASDIAESEPDYCSISEIQDSVKCVQIVAEIHKEACEDDYSVVDEEMEEDVESKKSADPEESFADVPKLPNVAEIVPPKKESGGKFISQDNYITKSNGGTPVKVTPTKKDGEFREQLSEIIAEINKQSPAIRNASKKHVPVKDLGMGFRNASNIPTLGFQSKLKPVDKMSFLSKMNSGSVSNLSLNAKINGSLPKPARPLALKSNLQLKPLSTSLNSSGNLNSLVPGSPSKTGTFIPNLRSPSSQNGHSPTKTSPLKKPAPVIIAEDSKLPIQAEFDWYNLDAEYGKSNNQPDIIIEADPVPPGDEPPLETDDKLEEDSANGHSSEASGSDLENVEYNLDEAYKTLAPLVQPPDIIQQKTSPPTTPPKNGKIPYNSLSFKELMALNETPKIEKISAAATDAANGNYEHFLDDSGLCSKPIILPRKKRVYYSGPFV